The Lichenihabitans psoromatis genomic interval GGCCCTGGCCATCGGTGAGCCTGCCGTCATCAAGAACCTGCAGCAGCACGTTGAACACGTCCGGATGCGCCTTTTCGACTTCGTCGAATAGAACGACCTGATAGGGCCGGCGCCTCACTGCCTCGGTCAGTGCCCCACCTTCCTCGTAGCCCACGTAACCCGGAGGCGCCCCGATCAATCGGGAGACGGAGTGCTTCTCCATGTACTCCGACATGTCGATGCGCACCATCGCGGCATCGTCATCAAAAAGAAACGCGGCGAGCGCTTTCGTCAACTCGGTCTTACCAACACCTGTGGGACCCAGGAACATGAAGGAGCCTAGGGGACGATTGGGATCCTGGAGCCCCGCGCGCGCGCGCCGGACAGCCGTCGAAACCGCCCTGACGGCTTCTTTTTGCCCGACAACACGACGGCCGATCGCCTTCTCCATCTGCAAGAGTTTTTCCTGCTCGCCCTGCATCATGCGCTCAACGGGGATACCCGTCCATCGAGAGACGACCCCAGCGATGTGACTGGGCGTCACCGCCTCTTCCATCCCGCCGTGCATCCCGTCGGCGCTGCCGGCCTCGAGTGTGGCGAGATCCCGTTCGAGGCTTGGCACAACTCCGTACGAGAGTTCGCTGGCCTTTGCCCAATCGCTCGCTCGCTGCGCATTGGCCAGTTGGGTTCGGGCCTCGTCCAGTTTCTTCTTCAGGTCGGCAGCGCGCCCCAACTTGTCCTTCTCGGCTTTCCAACGGGCCGCAATCGCGTCGGACCGCTCTTCAAGGTCCGCGAGTTCCTTCTGGAGCCGCTGGAGCCGGTCTTTTGACGCTGCGTCATGCTCTTTCTTCAAAGCTTCTGCCTCAATTTTCAACCGCATCGCCTCACGATCGACGTTGTCGAGTTCTTCCGGCTTGGAATCGACCTGCATTCGAAGACGGGAACCGGCCTCGTCGATTAGGTCGATGGCCTTGTCTGGAAGAAAGCGATCGGCGATATAACGGTTAGATAGGGTGGCGGCTGCAACCAGGGCCGCGTCCTGGATACGCACGCCGTGATGCTGTTCATATTTCTCCTTTAGACCGCGAAGTATAGAGACGGTGTCCTCGACACTTGGCTCTGCAACGTAGACCGGCTGAAACCGGCGGGCGAGAGCGGCGTCCTTCTCGACGTATTTGCGATATTCCTCGAGCGTGGTGGCGCCAACGCAATGGAGTTCTCCGCGAGCCAAAGCGGGCTTCAGGAGGTTCGAGGCGTCCATGGCACCATCCGCCTTTCCGGCGCCGACGAGCGTATGCATTTCATCGATGAACAGGACGATGCCGCCTGCCGAGGAAACGACTTCCTGCAGAACGGCCTTGAGACGCTCCTCGAATTCGCCGCGAAACTTTGCTCCTGCGATGAGAGCGCCCATATCGAGCGAGAACAACTTCTTGTCCTTCAAGCTCTCGGGCACATCTCCATTGACGATGCGAAGTGCAAGCCCCTCAACGATGGCTGTCTTTCCAACTCCAGGCTCGCCAATCAGCACAGGATTGTTCTTGGTCCGCCTTGATAAGACTTGGATGGTCCTGCGAATTTCCTCGTCACGCCCGATCACTGGATCAAGTTTTCCGTCGCGCGCCGCTTCGGTCAGGTCGCGTGCATATTTCTTGAGGGCGTCATAGGCATTCTCCGCCGTTGCGCTATCTGCCGTGCGCCCCTTGCGCAACGCTTCGATGGCCTTGTTGAGCGCGAACGCATTAACGCCGACACGGGCGAGTATCTTGCCGACTTCGCTGTCCTTCTCAATCAAAAGGGCTAGCAGTAGTCGCTCGACGGTGACGAAAACGTCGCCTGCTTTCTTTGCCGCTTTCTCAGCGGTTTCGAAGACGCGCAGCACGTCGCGGGTCGCCTGTGGCTGGGACGCGCTTCCCGAAACCTGCGGCATTTTACCGACCTCAGCATCGACTAGTCGTCGTGCTTGCTGAGCATCTCCGCCGGCGTGGTCGATCAACCCGGCGGCCATGCCCCCAGGGTCGTCAAGAAGCGCCTTGAGAACGTGCTCCGGCCTAAACTGTGGATTCCCTTTACTCAATGCGATTGCTTGCGCCGCATGAAGTATACCTTGTGCCCATTCCGTGTATTTTTCGATGTTCATCGCACAACCATTCTTTGCTAGCTTGATAAATCTAAATCATTTATTTTCATCTTATCACGATTGCATATCAATAATTTTAATATCAACTGAGATAGGTTATTTAATACGATATAGGTATCGTAATTAAAATAAAACTCGCATATTCGTAAAATAAATATGTGAATCTACAACTTAAAAATTCTAAGACGCGCAAACTGTATCGAGTATTAGTACGTAATTATGACGTGAACATTTTTCACTAATATTATAAATGGCTCGCATTGCATCAATTGATACGAGTTACACAAGCAGTTATTTCGCGATAGTGCCTATTTTGCGCGCACCCATTATTCATTTCCGGATGGCTTAATTTTCTGCCTGAGCTGCATCACGTGACGGCGATGCTTTTGCCACGCAGGCGTGTCTCCCCGAGCACTTTATTCAACGCGACGAGCATCTTTGATGTACCTAAGAGCGCTGTTCTCAGAAACCGTAGCCCCGCCAGCCGTAATAGTTGTGCAGTTCCTTTTCATAGACCTGATCGATCATGGCGATCGGATCCCAGTGCGGGCTGGACTTGACGGTCGCAAGATCGACGTCGAGCATGATCCCGCGGCGTTTCCAACTCACGGCTTTGACCGCATAGGGAGATATCAGGACGTGAGCGCCGGGCCACCAATTTTTAGTATCCACGATAATGTAGCGGACATCCCAGGTGCCATCGTCGATTAGGAAGTTTTCGGCGTGGCCGATCATCCCGTCGGTGGCATGAATGTGATAACCAGTGACTTCCGCAAAACTGCGGAGATGCGGGTCGCCGCCATCCTGGAGCGGCTCCTCGTCGAGCACATCTCCTGGCGTGCCGCCGCCAAAATAGCCGGAAACCGCCAAGGGACCGCCGAGCGCGCCCGCCCCGAAGGAACTAGGTCCCCACATCGGGTCCGGCCCGTAGTATTCATAGAGGCCGGATTCCATTCGGACCGAAACAGGTTCGTCCAGCGCGGACGGCGGGCTCGCTTCGACCTGGGCTTTCGTCAAGCCGAGGCGCAGCACCTCGTTAACATAGTCCGACGTCCGAATGGCTGATGGATGGACCAGCACCTTGCGGCCGGTCAGCCAGGAACTAACGTCGACCACGAGCCATCTCATGATCCAAGTCCGGTCGTCGAACAAGACGTCGTGGATTGTCCCGATCGCGCCTTCGTCACTAACCTCGACGGCATAACCTTTGAGCGCTGAAATCGCGATAAGCATGAGTGTATCCTTTCGAGCGACTATATCGCCCGTCCTTGATGGAACGTTTTGGAGGGCTCGCAGGGCTGGCCCGTTTTCGCGTTCGCCCTAAGCGTTTCCGCATGTCGGAAAGCGCGTTTGGTGGCCGCAACGCCTGCACGTCGAGACTATGTTGAGGCGGTGGCGCCGCGCCGCATGTCCAGGCCTTCTGCCGCGGCTCCGCTCGCGGGGCCAACAAGGGTCATCTGTTTGTGACGAACCAAGTCGAATACCATCGATATATGGGATCTCCTTCACGGGCCCGCGATCACGACCGACGATGCGCCGTGAGTGCTGGGCGGTCACCACATGATCTTCTGGTCACTCCCAGCTACCACGCATTCATCTCGCATTGAGCTCCCAAAAAAGGCAATCGCCATGCATGCGATGATACTGAAGACGTTGCGGCAGCCGCTTCAATGGTGCGAGTTGGCGGATCGTGTGCCTGGGCCGGGCCAGGTCCGTGTCAAAGTCGCAGCCTGCGGCGTTTGCCGCACGGACCTTCACGTCGTCGATGGCGAACTGGCGGACCCAAAGGTGCCGATCATCCCTGGCCATGAGATCGTCGGCCGCATTGATGCCGTCGGGCCGGGCGTGATGCATCTGCGGGTGGGCGAGCGCGTCGGCGTGCCTTGGCTCGGCCATACCTGCGGCACCTGTCCGTATTGCGTCCGCCATGAGGAGAACCTTTGCGACGATCCGCTATTCACCGGCTTTACGCGCGACGGCGGCTTTAGCACGGCTGTGGTCGCCGATGCGCGCTTCGCGTTTCCGCTTGGCGAGAAGGGCGAGGACACCGCTCTCGCCCCACTGCTCTGCGCCGGACTCATTGGATGGCGCTCGCTATCGATCGCCGGCAGGGGCAAAAAAGTCGGGCTCTACGGATTTGGCGCAGCGGCCCACATCATCGCGCAAGTCATGCGTTACCAGGGTCGCTCGACCTTTGCCTTCACCAAGCCTGGCGATGTCGCGATGCAGGCCTTCGCGCGCGACCTCGGGGCCGTCTGGTCCGGCGGATCCAACGAGATGCCGCCCGAGCCGCTCGACGCCGCCATCATCTTCGCGACGGTCGGCGACTTGATCCCGCTAGCGCTAAAGGCCGTTCGAAAAGGTGGCCGCGTCGTTTGCGCCGGCATCCATATGAGCGACGTGCCGAGTTTTCCCTATCGGCTCCTGTGGGAGGAACGGCAGCTCTTCTCCGTCGCCAACCTGACCCGGCGGGACGGGCTTGACTTCTTGGGCTTGGCGCCGAGCATGGGGATCGACGTGAAAACGACGCTTTATCCGCTCCAGCAAGCCAACCAGGCGCTTGCGGATCTTCGTGCGGGGCGTTTCAAAGGCGCTGCCGTTTTGGTCCCCTGATGTCCTGGCCGGAAGGCGATGGGTCACGCCTAGCGTCGAAGGTCAGGCGGCTGCGTCGATCGAGGCGACGCGAACCAGCTTCTTGTTCACGAATTCTTGGATGCCCATACCCGACAACTCGCGACCGTAACCGGAATTCTTGATGCCACCGAACGGCAGGTCAGGGGTCGTCCAGGTTGGGTGGTTGACAAACATCATGCCCGTGTCGACACGGCGGGCTACCCGCTTGCCGCGTTCGACATCGCGGGTGAAGACCGACCCGCCCAGGCCGAAATCGGAATCGTTGGCGAGCGCGACGGCCGCATCCTCGTCCGCGACACGAAAGAATAGCGCGACTGGCCCAAAGAACTCCTCGCGGAAAGCCGGATTAGCGCGGCCTATCTCGGCCAAGATCGTAGGCTGCATGAAGGCGCCCTGACGATCAAGCCGCTTGCCGCCAAACACTACGCTGGCTCCCGAAGCGACAGCACGATCGACTTGGTCGAGCAAGGTCACCAGAGCCGCCTCCGTCGACAGCGGCCCAAGCGTCGTCGACGCCATCATCGGATCACCGGGCATTAACTCCGACAGCGCGGCTTTGAATTGCCGCAGGAAGGGGTCGGCGACCGCCTCGACCACAATGAAGCGCTTCGCGGCCACGCAGCATTGGCCCGTGTTGTTCATCTTGCCCCAGACCGCCCACGCGACAGTCTTCTCGATGTCAGCGTCGTCGAGGACGATGAAAGCGTCGCTGCCGCCGAGCTCCATGGTCGACTTTTTGAGATTCCGGCCGGCCCGTGCCGCGACGGCCTTGCCGGCCCTGACGCTTCCGGTTAGGGCAACGCCCTTGATGCGCGGGTCGTCGATCGCGCGACTGACTTGATCGTGCGTGATGAAGAGGTTGGTATAAGCCCCAGCGGGCGCACCCGCCTCCGCAAACAGGTCTTCGAACGCCAGCGCGCATTGCGGAACAGTCTCCGAATGCTTCACCATCACGACGTTCCCGGCCATCAGGTTCGGCGCGGCGAACCGCGCAAGCTGATAATAAGGGAAATTCCATGGTTCGACGCCGAGCAGGACTCCGAGCGGCGTGTTCTCGACCTCGGCCTCGCCCGTTTCCGGATGCAAGATTTCCGGCGCGAGGAAGCGTTCCGCGTTCTTGGCGTAGTAGTCGATGATGTCCGCACTGAGCATCACCTCGCCCCTGGCCTCTGCGATCAGCTTGCCCATTTCGAGCGTGACCGGGCGGGCGAATTCATCGACGCGCGAGCGCATGATCGCTGCGGCGCGACCGAGGATGGCGGCTCTCTTGGCAAAGGGGATGCCGCGCCAAGTTTGGAAGCAACGGTCCGCCGCTGCCAAGCGAGCCTCGAGTTGTATGTCGGTCAATTCGGGAAACGTCCGCAGGCGTTCGCCATTATACGGGTTCACGCTCTGGTAGTTCATGACATCGACCTCTTCGTTGAAGGTGCGCTTGCTCGATTGATGTCGCGGTCGGAGAACCCGCTCCACCTTAGCAACCGCGAGGGGCCGCTAAAGCCCACGCAGTCTGCAGCTGTGCCGGCGGTTAGGCTCCCGGCAAATCTGAAGCCAAGTCATACTCGACGTCGGACGACCTCACCCGACCGAGTTCGAAGACTGACTATGCGGATATGCACGCGGTTCGCCGAACCCCTAGAGGCATAAGGGATTTGCAGATGAGGCCGTAGTGATCGCATGATCTCCGAGACCTTGCGGGAGCGCAGACCAAATGGCGGACGATCCCTACAACGTGCTTGGCATCGCGCGTGCGGCGACCGACAAGCAGATCCGTGCCGCGTTCCTCAAACTTGCAAAGACCTCGCACCCCGATCTGCATCCAGGCGATGCCAACGCGGAAATTCGCTTCAAGGCCGCGACGGCCGCGAACGACCTGTTGTCGAACCCCGAACGGCGCGCCCGATTCGACCGAGGCGAAATCGATGCTGCCGGCCAGGAGCGACAGCCGCCAGGGCCGCCACCGGGACAACGGTCCTACCGCGAGCATGCCGAAGGCGCAGCCGGTACTCGCTACAGTTCCGGCTTCGACGATGACAATCTCGGCGACATCTTGTCCGGCATGTTCGGATCGCGGGGACGCGCCGCCCCGCGTCGGGAGGGCGACGACCGCCGCTACTCGCTGATCATCCCGTTCCTGGACGCCATTCGGGGCACGTCGCAGCGCCTTTCGCTACCCGAAGGCGGGAGCCTGGAGGTCAGCGTTCCGCCCGGCTTGGAAAGCGGCCAGACCTTGCGGCTGCGCGGCAAAGGCGGACCGGGCGAGCCGCCCGGCGATGCGCTCATCGAGGTCGAGGTTGCGCCGCATCCGCTGTTCCGGCGCGAGGGGCGCGACATCCATCTCGAGCTGCCGGTTTCTCTGAGCGAAGCCGTGCTGGGCGGCCCTGTGACCGTGCCGACCATCAGCGGCCCGGTCACGATGACGCTCAAGCCCCATTCGGA includes:
- a CDS encoding DnaJ C-terminal domain-containing protein, with product MADDPYNVLGIARAATDKQIRAAFLKLAKTSHPDLHPGDANAEIRFKAATAANDLLSNPERRARFDRGEIDAAGQERQPPGPPPGQRSYREHAEGAAGTRYSSGFDDDNLGDILSGMFGSRGRAAPRREGDDRRYSLIIPFLDAIRGTSQRLSLPEGGSLEVSVPPGLESGQTLRLRGKGGPGEPPGDALIEVEVAPHPLFRREGRDIHLELPVSLSEAVLGGPVTVPTISGPVTMTLKPHSDTGVKLRLRGKGMPAKGSNLAGDAYVTLKVMLGPANEGLATFLRDRTDSPAWDPRQGMEAFS
- a CDS encoding NAD-dependent succinate-semialdehyde dehydrogenase codes for the protein MNYQSVNPYNGERLRTFPELTDIQLEARLAAADRCFQTWRGIPFAKRAAILGRAAAIMRSRVDEFARPVTLEMGKLIAEARGEVMLSADIIDYYAKNAERFLAPEILHPETGEAEVENTPLGVLLGVEPWNFPYYQLARFAAPNLMAGNVVMVKHSETVPQCALAFEDLFAEAGAPAGAYTNLFITHDQVSRAIDDPRIKGVALTGSVRAGKAVAARAGRNLKKSTMELGGSDAFIVLDDADIEKTVAWAVWGKMNNTGQCCVAAKRFIVVEAVADPFLRQFKAALSELMPGDPMMASTTLGPLSTEAALVTLLDQVDRAVASGASVVFGGKRLDRQGAFMQPTILAEIGRANPAFREEFFGPVALFFRVADEDAAVALANDSDFGLGGSVFTRDVERGKRVARRVDTGMMFVNHPTWTTPDLPFGGIKNSGYGRELSGMGIQEFVNKKLVRVASIDAAA
- a CDS encoding PRC-barrel domain-containing protein, producing MLIAISALKGYAVEVSDEGAIGTIHDVLFDDRTWIMRWLVVDVSSWLTGRKVLVHPSAIRTSDYVNEVLRLGLTKAQVEASPPSALDEPVSVRMESGLYEYYGPDPMWGPSSFGAGALGGPLAVSGYFGGGTPGDVLDEEPLQDGGDPHLRSFAEVTGYHIHATDGMIGHAENFLIDDGTWDVRYIIVDTKNWWPGAHVLISPYAVKAVSWKRRGIMLDVDLATVKSSPHWDPIAMIDQVYEKELHNYYGWRGYGF
- a CDS encoding zinc-dependent alcohol dehydrogenase family protein, coding for MHAMILKTLRQPLQWCELADRVPGPGQVRVKVAACGVCRTDLHVVDGELADPKVPIIPGHEIVGRIDAVGPGVMHLRVGERVGVPWLGHTCGTCPYCVRHEENLCDDPLFTGFTRDGGFSTAVVADARFAFPLGEKGEDTALAPLLCAGLIGWRSLSIAGRGKKVGLYGFGAAAHIIAQVMRYQGRSTFAFTKPGDVAMQAFARDLGAVWSGGSNEMPPEPLDAAIIFATVGDLIPLALKAVRKGGRVVCAGIHMSDVPSFPYRLLWEERQLFSVANLTRRDGLDFLGLAPSMGIDVKTTLYPLQQANQALADLRAGRFKGAAVLVP
- the clpB gene encoding ATP-dependent chaperone ClpB, with amino-acid sequence MNIEKYTEWAQGILHAAQAIALSKGNPQFRPEHVLKALLDDPGGMAAGLIDHAGGDAQQARRLVDAEVGKMPQVSGSASQPQATRDVLRVFETAEKAAKKAGDVFVTVERLLLALLIEKDSEVGKILARVGVNAFALNKAIEALRKGRTADSATAENAYDALKKYARDLTEAARDGKLDPVIGRDEEIRRTIQVLSRRTKNNPVLIGEPGVGKTAIVEGLALRIVNGDVPESLKDKKLFSLDMGALIAGAKFRGEFEERLKAVLQEVVSSAGGIVLFIDEMHTLVGAGKADGAMDASNLLKPALARGELHCVGATTLEEYRKYVEKDAALARRFQPVYVAEPSVEDTVSILRGLKEKYEQHHGVRIQDAALVAAATLSNRYIADRFLPDKAIDLIDEAGSRLRMQVDSKPEELDNVDREAMRLKIEAEALKKEHDAASKDRLQRLQKELADLEERSDAIAARWKAEKDKLGRAADLKKKLDEARTQLANAQRASDWAKASELSYGVVPSLERDLATLEAGSADGMHGGMEEAVTPSHIAGVVSRWTGIPVERMMQGEQEKLLQMEKAIGRRVVGQKEAVRAVSTAVRRARAGLQDPNRPLGSFMFLGPTGVGKTELTKALAAFLFDDDAAMVRIDMSEYMEKHSVSRLIGAPPGYVGYEEGGALTEAVRRRPYQVVLFDEVEKAHPDVFNVLLQVLDDGRLTDGQGRTVDFRNTLIIMTSNLGSEFLVNLPEGQDTDKVRDEVMGVVRLHFRPEFLNRIDEIILFHRLQRSEMGAIVDIQIARLQKLLDDRKLILKLSLEARAWLADKGYDAAYGARPLKRVIQKNVQDQMAELILAGQIHDGQTVSVGRGPLGLTIGGGLTHPQKISSNVLPPKAA